Proteins encoded within one genomic window of Hevea brasiliensis isolate MT/VB/25A 57/8 chromosome 8, ASM3005281v1, whole genome shotgun sequence:
- the LOC110659015 gene encoding F-box protein At1g10780-like: MDSLPDAIVQYIFSHMKNAKDVAVCNCVSKRWKDSLPYIKSLYFPRNSFDNHTGNNHPDSIVWKMISSIVQLEELVVYSPFSSTGLASWLLHAGSSLKHLELRMDNLAEYQTCVESPSKLDCINAAKNLESLKLWGVLMINSPTWNVFPKLQNLEIVGARLEDPALCAALRACPNLKNLLLLGCEGIRSVSIQLPHLEQCKLDFYGLGNCSLTITCPKIELLEIQGCSWIRVRETSCLRKLSISNNAGRVYMVDFGKLAALEFLSVRGVQWCWDAISKMLQWASEVKHLYMKVEFTGDFDALQPFPEIDFVDFFNSHSKLQKFDIHGAMFAALCQRNSLKNVESGFVIPCLEEVVITVRSPLNAEQKMSTLESLLKYGKSMKSMVIRILQMKSNHNSADDFFDDICRFQCLNRKIVRIE; the protein is encoded by the exons ATGGATTCTCTTCCGGATGCAATTGTTCAGTACATATTTTCACATATGAAGAATGCCAAGGATGTGGCAGTTTGCAACTGTGTATCAAAGCGATGGAAGGACTCATTGCCTTATATCAAAAGCCTGTACTTTCCTCGTAACTCTTTTGATAATCACACTGGCAACAATCACCCTGATAGCATTGTGTGGAAGATGATATCTTCAATTGTCCAATTAGAGGAGCTTGTTGTGTATAGTCCTTTCTCAAGCACAGGGCTTGCCTCATGGCTACTACATGCAGGTTCATCCCTCAAGCATCTTGAGCTCAGAATGGACAATCTTGCTGAATACCAAACCTGCGTTGAAAGTCCCTCAAAATTGGATTGCATCAATGCTGCAAAAAATTTGGAATCCTTAAAGCTTTGGGGAGTACTGATGATAAACTCACCCACGTGGAATGTCTTTCCAAAACTTCAAAACCTTGAGATTGTAGGCGCTAGATTGGAAGATCCTGCACTATGTGCTGCTCTTCGGGCATGTCCTAATTTGAAAAACTTGCTGCTGCTTGGTTGCGAAGGGATAAGATCTGTTTCAATTCAGCTACCACATTTGGAGCAGTGTAAGCTGGACTTTTACGGCTTGGGTAACTGCTCACTTACAATAACTTGTCCAAAAATTGAACTCCTAGAGATACAAGGTTGTAGTTGGATCAGGGTTCGAGAGACAAGCTGCTTGAGGAAACTTTCAATTTCCAATAATGCCG GGAGAGTCTACATGGTAGATTTTGGGAAACTTGCTGCTTTAGAATTCTTGTCTGTTAGAGGAGTCCAGTGGTGTTGGGATGCAATAAGCAAAATGCTTCAGTGGGCAAGTGAGGTGAAGCATCTATACATGAAGGTTGAATTTACCGGGGACTTTGATGCCCTTCAGCCCTTTCCAGAGATAGACTTCGTTGATTTTTTTAACAGCCATTCCAAATTACAAAAGTTTGATATCCATGGAGCCATGTTTGCTGCTCTTTGCCAAAGGAACAGCCTGAAAAAT GTGGAGTCTGGCTTCGTAATCCCTTGTCTGGAGGAGGTAGTTATCACAGTCAGATCACCCTTAAATGCTGAACAGAAAATGAGCACCCTTGAGTCTTTGTTGAAATATGGGAAGAGCATGAAGTCAATGGTAATAAGGATACTTCAGATGAAGAGCAACCATAACAGTGCAGATGATTTCTTTGATGATATCTGCAGGTTTCAATGCTTGAATCGCAAGATTGTTCGAATAGAATAA
- the LOC110659012 gene encoding transmembrane emp24 domain-containing protein p24delta3 codes for MGMGANVRRKVILQLLLTLWIWGNVRVSEGIWLNLPASGTKCVSEDLHTNVVVLADYVVVSEDNSRLPAISVKVSSPYGNNLHQKDNVTHGQFAFTTQEAGSYLVCFWVEGRNSGGGDVSVNLDWKTGIAAKDWESVARKEKIEGVELELKKLEGAVEAIHENLVYLKIREAELRTVSETTNTRVAWFSIMSLGLCILVSTLQLWHLKRFFLKKKLI; via the exons ATGGGGATGGGAGCTAATGTGCGCAGGAAGGTGATTCTGCAATTGCTGTTAACGTTGTGGATTTGGGGAAATGTTCGAGTGAGTGAGGGAATATGGTTAAATCTGCCGGCATCGGGGACAAAGTGCGTTTCCGAGGATCTCCACACCAATGTTGTCGTATTAGCCGATTATGTTGTCGTTTCCGAGGACAATTCTCGTCTTCCCGCCATCTCTGTCAAG GTCTCGTCGCCATATGGGAACAATCTTCATCAGAAGGACAATGTGACGCATGGTCAGTTTGCATTCACAACCCAGGAGGCTGGCAGCTATTTGGTATGTTTCTGGGTGGAGGGCCGCAATTCAGGAGGTGGAGATGTGAGTGTCAACCTTGACTGGAAAACGGGAATTGCAGCTAAGGATTGGGAATCAGTTGCAAGAAAAGAGAAGATTGAG GGTGTTGAACTTGAGCTGAAAAAACTTGAGGGAGCAGTGGAGGCCATCCATGAGAATCTAGTCTATCTCAAAATCAG AGAAGCAGAGTTGAGGACTGTGAGCGAGACGACAAATACTAGAGTAGCATGGTTTAGTATCATGTCTTTGGGTCTTTGCATTTTGGTCTCAACTCTGCAGTTGTGGCATTTAAAGCGTTTCTTCCTAAAGAAGAAACTTATCTAG
- the LOC110659013 gene encoding uncharacterized protein LOC110659013, giving the protein MDTAGEVYVRGINIEALFFQFSLLSDQALQDKNFDPSTIEDLMKLFEIDAYKSRAATELEQEKEVKEAEIAMQKADDYFDSVMESAMDEFRRFERMAKAELESLEQTAESARKMGKLMEKTANIASKKYIESAVNSATASMKSAWKGLSSNKVALTCVAVAAAAHEQ; this is encoded by the exons ATGGATACTGCTGGAGAGGTTTATGTTAGA GGTATAAACATAGAAGCTCTTTTCTTCCAATTCAGCTTGCTCTCAGATCAAGCCTTGCAGGACAAAAACTTCGATCCCTCAACGATCGAGGACCTGATGAAGCTGTTTGAGATAGATGCATACAAGTCACGGGCAGCAACGGAGCTTGAGCAGGAAAAGGAAGTGAAAGAAGCAGAAATAGCTATGCAAAAAGCTGATGACTATTTTGATTCTGTGATGGAAAGTGCCATGGATGAATTTCGTCGATTCGAAAGGATGGCAAAGGCAGAGCTTGAAAGCTTAGAACAGACTGCTGAGAGTGCAAGAAAAATGGGAAAATTAATGGAAAAAACAGCAAATATTGCTTCCAAGAAGTATATTGAATCTGCTGTTAATTCTGCTACTGCTTCCATGAAATCTGCCTGGAAGGGACTGTCCTCTAACAAG